In Myxococcales bacterium, the DNA window AGCTCGACGTGTCGCGCATTAAGCGGCTGCGAAACGTCCTGCCCGAGGTGTCGCCGGGCTCGTACCTGTGCCCCGAGCTCGACGACCTCGTCTTCCGGATGATCCTGCCGGACTTTCGCGACCGGCCCGCGTCGATGGAGCACGTGCTCTCGGAGCTCGCGATCGTCCAACAGAAGGTCGAGGCGTGGGACCTGCGCAAGGCGCTCCTCGCGCAGGGCAAGGTGAAGCCGCGGGCCCGCGGGGCGGCGACCACGCCTGAGGCGCCCGACGTGATGGCGCACCGGGTTCGTGAGCACTACGGCCAAGAAGGCACGGAGGCTCCTGCGGGCGAGGAGCTGTCGATCGAGCGTCTGCTCGACTCGGCCGTCGAGGAGCGCAAGGAACGCACACGACGCGGCGGGACCGTACCGGGGCTCGGCGAAGCGCGGACGCCGGCTCCGATGCGCACGGCGGCGGACGTGCTTGCGACGGCGGCCGAAGAGGAGCAGCTCCGGGAGCTCGACTACAAGAAGGCGATGGACGATCTCCCGTTCCGCGGGCCCGCACTCCCGCTGGGCGAGCCGACCCCGGGCCCCGAGGCGTGGGCCAAGCTGGAGCAGGGGCTGCTCGGCGTCGACACGGAGCCTTCGGGCCTCGGGACCGAGGGGCGGCCCGAGGGCACGGGCGAGCCCGAGCCGGCGGTGATCGCGGAGACGTCGGCCGACCGCGAGTTCTTCTTGGGAAAGAGCACGCAGAAGTCGGCGGCAGGGCTTCCGATCTCTTCGGCGGAGCCCGAGATGGGCATGGAGGAGCGCGTGCGCATCGCGGCGCTCCCTCGGCCGGACCGGAGCTTCGCCAACCCGCGTCGTGTGTCGACGTTCGCCGGGAGCGTGAGCACGCCGAGCACCCCATCGCCGGTGCGGGTGCCACTCCAAGCTCGGCTCCGCGAGGTGTGGGTCACGTCTCCACGGCTGCGCGGGTACGTGTATGGCACCTTGCCGTTCGTGGTCCTGCTCCCCGCCTTCTTTTTCGTCATGGCGCGGATGGGGTGGGGTGGGCCACTCTTCCGGACCTCGTCTTCGGCGAGCGCGCAGACGGTAGAGCCGGCGGTCGTGGTGGTGAGCTCGGGCGCACCCGTGGCGCCGGAGCTCGTACCACTGCCGTCGACCGTGCCTGTCTTCGCCTCGCCCGCGCAGCCCGCTACGGGCGCGCACGGAGAGCCCGTGGCGTCGAGCTCGTCGCGGGCCCACGCCCCGCTGCCGACCGCGAGCGCTTCGGGGAAAGGCGCGCTGCCGACGGGGGCGTCGCATACTTCGAAGCCGACCGCGAGCCCCGCGCACGCCGCCGAGCCCTCCCGACCGAGCCCGCCAAGCCCGAAGCCCACCCCTACGGCTCCAGCCGTCGATCCGCAGCGCGCGTCCGACATCACCCACAAGATCGACTGAGGATGCCATGAGCCAAGACGACGAGCCCAAAGATCCGGTCCTCGAGAAGCTCCGCGCGGCGCGTGGAAGCTACACGGACGTGGCGCGTGAGATCGCGAAGGGCGTGGTCGAGTACGACCGCGCGAAGAAGCGCGCCCCCGATGGGGGGCCCGTGCACGATCCCGCGCTCTTCAAGGACGTATCGGACGCACCGGTTCGCAACGCGGAGCTGGGGATTCCGTTCCGAACAGCGCCCGGCTCCCCCGCGGAGGCCGCGGCGCAAGGGGCACAAAGGTCCGCGGAGGACCTTGGGATCTTGCCGGAGCCGAAGCCGTTCACGGTACCTCCGCGAGAGCCGCTGCGAGCGAGCCGAGAGGCCGAGACGGTGCCGGTGTCGCGCGACCCGGTGGTGGCTCAAGAACCTCGGAGGCGCGCGTGGGTGTTCCTGCTCGCGGCGCTGGTAACCGGGCTTGGCCTCATCGCGGTGGTGCGGCTCACGCAGAAGGGCGAGACCCAAGCCGACGCGGGAGCGACGGCGACGACGGCGAGCGCGAGCGCCACGGTCGTGTCGGCAGCCACGGGATCTTCCGCGCCGATCGTGGCGCCGTCGACCCCGCCGAGCGCGGTGATGGCGGCACCGAGCGCGTCGCCCATGGCCCCGAGCGCGGCTGTCTCAAGTTCTGTGAAGAGCGCGGCACATCCGGTGGCGGCCCCGAGCGTGGCGGCGCACGTCCCGACCGCACCCGAGCCCCCGACGGCCGGGACGGTACCCCCGAGCAAGCCAGCGGCGCCAGCCGCCTCCGCGTCGTCGCGGTTTGGTCAGTTCATCGAAGAGGAGAAGCAAAAGTGAAAAGGTGGTGCGTGATCGCGGCGCTCGTAGTGTTCCCGGCGGTGGCGAAGGCCGACGCCGTGTCGGACGCGGATGCGCGTTTCAAGGAGGGCGTGGCTCTCCAGAGGGCGGGCAACGTCGACGGGGCGCGCGAGAAGTTCCTCCAGTCGCTCGCGCTGCACCGGAGCGCGTCGACGCTGATCAACCTGGCGATCCTGGAGGCCGACGCGAAGCACCCCGACCGCGCGCTCGGCTACCTGCGGGAGTGGCTGAAGCACCCCGGAGCGGACGTGGCGAAGAAGGCGAAGGTGGAGCGCGAGATGCTGCCCGTGCTCGAAGCCGAGACGGGCCGAGCGGAGGTGAAGGCGCCACCGGGGCAAGAGGTGAAGATCGATGGACGGAGCCATGGGAACGCGCCGATCCGGGAGGTGGTGGATTTGATGCCCGGGAGCCACGAGGTGTCGTGTGCTGGCAAGGTGGTGACGATCACGGTCCGGAACGGGCAGGTGACGTCGGTGGACGTGACGGAGGGCACGAAGGGGCAAGGGCCTGTGACGCCGCCGCCCGAGACGGAGCGAGGCGATTGGCTATTGCCCGCGACGCTGGGCGGAATCGGGGTGGTTGGCGTCGGAGTGGGCGTGGTGCTCGGAGTGATGTCCTCGTCGGCGAAGAGCGACGCAGAGACGGCGGGCGCAGGGTTGCGATGTGCGACGCCGACGTCACGGGAGTGCGCGGACGTGCTCGACGCGACGAATCGGGCGAACGGCACGGGGACGGGCGCGATCGTGGGCTACGCCGTAGGCGGCGCGTTCCTCGCGGGCGCGGTGGTCTCGGCGCTGGTGATTCAGCCGTGGAAAGAGCGGCCGAAGAGGGTGAGTGTCGTGCCGAGCCTGGGCGGAGCGATGGTCGTGGGGACGTTTTGAAGGAGCCGACAATGAAGCGAGCCTTGACGATCGTGGGCCTTGTGGGGATGGGGTTGATTGTCGCGGGATGTCCGCAAGTGGGGCTGGACCCGTGCGAATTCGCGACGTGCGGAGCCGACGATGGCGGGGCAGACGTGAGCGCTCCCGATGGGACGAGCGACACGTCGACGGATGCGACGACGGACCGGGATCCGCCGCCTCCGGGCTGTGACACGCCGACGGAGCCCTTGAAGAACCCCGAGAAATGCTTGGTAGATTCGTTTGGGGTGTTTGTGTCGGCAGCCGGAGCCGACACGAACGACGGCACCAAGCAGAAGCCCTTCAAGA includes these proteins:
- a CDS encoding protein kinase; the encoded protein is MTAAPHAKPRELLRGEVIPGTSLHVKGVLGRGGFGTVYDCVNAKLECDSAVKLLNAELFGRSDLEKGMLVEARRTAKIESDHVVKVRSVGLTREARSRLYVEMFRLQGQSLYAVLRALGRLSVLESVLYGIHMCTGLASAHALGIVHCDIKPGNVFLTRLYDPLTRGWVTRAVVLDLGIARFATTLRSEGGDFAGTPGLAAPEQFEGRFYPQSDVYAVGVTLFMMLTGTHPHAPFTSNRQELMRAKLDVSRIKRLRNVLPEVSPGSYLCPELDDLVFRMILPDFRDRPASMEHVLSELAIVQQKVEAWDLRKALLAQGKVKPRARGAATTPEAPDVMAHRVREHYGQEGTEAPAGEELSIERLLDSAVEERKERTRRGGTVPGLGEARTPAPMRTAADVLATAAEEEQLRELDYKKAMDDLPFRGPALPLGEPTPGPEAWAKLEQGLLGVDTEPSGLGTEGRPEGTGEPEPAVIAETSADREFFLGKSTQKSAAGLPISSAEPEMGMEERVRIAALPRPDRSFANPRRVSTFAGSVSTPSTPSPVRVPLQARLREVWVTSPRLRGYVYGTLPFVVLLPAFFFVMARMGWGGPLFRTSSSASAQTVEPAVVVVSSGAPVAPELVPLPSTVPVFASPAQPATGAHGEPVASSSSRAHAPLPTASASGKGALPTGASHTSKPTASPAHAAEPSRPSPPSPKPTPTAPAVDPQRASDITHKID